In the Coriobacteriia bacterium genome, one interval contains:
- the hisE gene encoding phosphoribosyl-ATP diphosphatase translates to MGERTANVKPGDLGQTIDKLAGIIAGRRSSTPEASYTKRLLDGPEDKPLKKLVEESCEVVMACKDADHDHIRYECADVVYHLLVVCERWGITPQELAGELNARMTE, encoded by the coding sequence ATGGGAGAGCGCACCGCAAACGTTAAGCCTGGCGACCTGGGGCAGACCATCGACAAGCTCGCGGGCATCATCGCCGGGCGTCGCAGCTCGACGCCCGAGGCCAGCTACACGAAGCGCCTGCTCGACGGGCCCGAGGACAAGCCGCTCAAGAAGCTCGTCGAGGAGTCGTGCGAGGTTGTCATGGCCTGCAAGGACGCCGACCACGACCACATCCGCTACGAGTGCGCCGATGTGGTCTACCACCTGCTCGTCGTCTGCGAGCGCTGGGGCATCACGCCGCAGGAGCTCGCCGGCGAGCTCAACGCCCGCATGACGGAGTAA
- the hisI gene encoding phosphoribosyl-AMP cyclohydrolase: MPSYASEPTELVHLNGAEAALALGVRFDERGLVPAIVQQEGSGEVLMMAWMNAESLALTLETRTSWFWSRSRRELWNKGATSGNVQQVHRVLYDCDADTILLIVDSPGPACHTGHRSCFYREVALGDAVGPSPQA; this comes from the coding sequence ATGCCATCCTACGCAAGTGAGCCAACCGAGCTTGTTCATTTGAATGGCGCCGAAGCCGCGCTGGCCCTCGGCGTCCGCTTCGACGAGCGGGGACTCGTGCCGGCTATCGTGCAGCAAGAGGGTTCGGGCGAGGTCCTCATGATGGCGTGGATGAACGCCGAGTCGCTCGCGCTGACGCTGGAGACGCGCACGAGCTGGTTCTGGTCGCGCTCGCGCCGGGAGCTTTGGAACAAGGGGGCCACGAGTGGCAACGTGCAGCAGGTCCATCGCGTGCTGTACGACTGCGATGCCGACACGATCCTGCTCATTGTGGATTCGCCGGGCCCGGCCTGCCATACGGGTCATCGCAGCTGCTTCTATCGCGAAGTTGCCCTCGGGGATGCGGTCGGGCCGAGCCCGCAGGCGTAG
- a CDS encoding 1-(5-phosphoribosyl)-5-((5-phosphoribosylamino)methylideneamino)imidazole-4-carboxamide isomerase: protein MILFPAIDLVAGQVVRLRRGERSQMDVYASDPVAVARDFAARGATWVHVVDLSAAFEEDDAARAANDAAIRGICEVDGLSVDVGGGVRSLGRIEQLASYGARRIALGTILVRDRAFARQAAERFGELLVADVAARDGEVAVNGWREDARVRADDLVGELAGMGFTHLVFTDIARDGMQTGVNTAVYEHIAQVAGFPVVASGGIASLADIEALAALDPSVVEGAITGRALYEGAFTLEEALASARAPV from the coding sequence ATGATCCTGTTTCCCGCCATAGATCTTGTGGCCGGCCAGGTCGTGCGTCTGCGTCGCGGCGAGCGCTCGCAGATGGACGTGTACGCAAGCGATCCCGTGGCTGTGGCGCGCGACTTCGCGGCGCGTGGGGCGACGTGGGTGCACGTCGTCGACCTCTCCGCAGCGTTCGAGGAGGACGACGCGGCCCGCGCTGCCAACGACGCGGCCATCCGGGGCATCTGCGAGGTCGATGGGCTGTCGGTCGATGTCGGCGGAGGCGTGCGCTCGCTCGGGCGCATCGAGCAGCTGGCGAGCTACGGAGCCCGACGCATCGCGCTCGGGACGATCCTCGTGCGCGACCGGGCGTTTGCGCGCCAGGCGGCCGAGCGCTTTGGCGAGCTGCTCGTGGCTGACGTCGCCGCCCGCGACGGCGAGGTGGCCGTCAACGGCTGGCGCGAAGATGCCCGCGTGCGAGCCGACGACCTCGTGGGCGAGCTGGCGGGTATGGGATTCACACACCTCGTATTTACGGACATCGCGCGCGACGGTATGCAGACGGGCGTCAACACGGCGGTGTACGAGCATATCGCGCAGGTGGCGGGCTTCCCCGTTGTCGCGAGCGGTGGCATCGCGAGCCTCGCTGACATCGAAGCGCTTGCCGCGCTGGATCCCTCCGTCGTGGAGGGCGCCATCACGGGCCGCGCTCTGTATGAAGGGGCGTTTACGCTCGAAGAGGCGCTCGCGTCCGCACGCGCGCCGGTGTAG
- the hisB gene encoding imidazoleglycerol-phosphate dehydratase HisB, whose protein sequence is MTTEDKEALGACAVPEQVHRIAEVHRVTKETDVLVHLDLDGDGAADVDTCVPFLDHMLDALGRHGLFGLTVQATGDVQVDDHHTVEDVGIVLGTAVRQALGDAKGIARYGQAVVPMDEALVLCAIDISGRGAAHVDLPIPTQCVGTFDTQLVKEFLIAFAANAGITLHVRLLAGENSHHIIEGAFKALARALMMATRLDPRVTGVPSTKGSL, encoded by the coding sequence ATGACCACAGAAGACAAAGAGGCGCTCGGGGCGTGCGCCGTCCCGGAGCAGGTCCATCGCATCGCCGAGGTGCATCGCGTCACGAAGGAGACGGACGTCCTCGTGCACCTCGACCTCGACGGCGACGGGGCGGCCGACGTCGACACGTGTGTGCCCTTCCTCGACCACATGCTCGACGCGCTGGGTCGTCACGGGCTGTTCGGGCTGACGGTACAGGCCACGGGCGACGTTCAGGTCGACGACCATCACACGGTCGAAGACGTTGGCATCGTGCTCGGCACGGCCGTCCGCCAGGCGCTCGGCGACGCAAAGGGTATCGCACGCTACGGCCAGGCCGTCGTTCCGATGGACGAGGCGCTCGTGCTGTGCGCCATCGACATCTCGGGGCGCGGGGCCGCTCACGTCGACCTGCCCATCCCCACGCAGTGCGTCGGAACGTTCGACACGCAGCTCGTCAAGGAATTTCTCATCGCCTTCGCTGCTAACGCGGGCATCACGCTACACGTGCGCCTGCTGGCCGGCGAGAACTCGCATCACATCATCGAGGGAGCGTTCAAGGCCCTTGCCCGCGCGCTCATGATGGCCACGCGGCTCGATCCGCGCGTCACGGGCGTACCCTCCACGAAGGGGAGCCTCTAA
- the hisF gene encoding imidazole glycerol phosphate synthase subunit HisF, whose translation MLTKRVIPCMDVKDGRVVKGVNFVNLRDAGDPVELASYYDREGADEVIFLDITATSDNRSTTIDMASRAARQVRIPYAVGGGFRDVAGMRAMVAAGADKCSLNSAAVKDPSLITRCAAAFGSQAVICAIDARHVGPGDKWEVYVAGGRTATGYDAVSWAEEAARRGAGEILLTSMDRDGTQDGFDLALTRAVARAVPIPVIASGGVGSLEHFAEGIVEGEADAVLAASVFHFGTYTIRQVKEYLAAQGIPVRPVFEG comes from the coding sequence TTGCTCACCAAACGTGTCATTCCCTGCATGGACGTCAAGGACGGTCGCGTCGTCAAGGGTGTCAACTTCGTGAACCTGCGCGACGCCGGCGACCCGGTCGAGCTTGCGAGCTACTACGACCGAGAGGGCGCTGACGAGGTCATCTTTCTCGACATCACGGCGACGAGCGACAACCGCTCCACGACGATCGACATGGCGTCGCGTGCGGCTCGTCAGGTGCGCATCCCCTACGCGGTGGGGGGCGGTTTCCGCGACGTTGCTGGCATGCGCGCCATGGTGGCCGCCGGCGCCGACAAGTGCTCGCTTAACTCGGCGGCCGTCAAGGACCCCTCGCTCATCACCCGATGCGCGGCGGCATTCGGCAGCCAGGCCGTCATCTGCGCCATCGACGCGCGCCACGTGGGGCCGGGCGACAAGTGGGAGGTCTACGTCGCAGGAGGGCGCACGGCCACGGGCTACGACGCTGTGAGCTGGGCCGAGGAGGCGGCACGTCGCGGTGCGGGCGAGATCCTGCTCACAAGCATGGACCGCGACGGCACGCAGGACGGCTTCGACCTGGCGCTGACCCGGGCGGTGGCGCGCGCCGTGCCCATCCCCGTCATCGCGTCGGGCGGCGTGGGATCGCTCGAGCACTTCGCCGAGGGTATCGTCGAGGGCGAGGCCGACGCCGTGCTCGCGGCGAGCGTGTTCCACTTCGGAACGTACACGATTCGCCAGGTCAAGGAGTACCTCGCTGCGCAAGGCATCCCCGTGCGCCCCGTCTTCGAGGGGTAA
- a CDS encoding MarR family transcriptional regulator, producing MSDTEKACACGCGQTVNAAAPAPCADANHVPTDDELFELFAGVRRCSMRHGGRAYHRTDYEAATDPRSGQGRVLLLLKSVEKISQSELARIIGIRPQSLSGMLSKLEEGGYVTRTPNPDDHRAMDVAITDKGRAAQQQPRNSQMLEVLDDADRRDLYRVLTKINGFLKERVAQEREAAGDDACSDEHRPGRGPRCHGRHHDHHGDYQHFHGYRS from the coding sequence ATGTCCGATACCGAGAAGGCCTGCGCCTGTGGTTGTGGCCAGACCGTCAACGCTGCTGCGCCGGCCCCCTGCGCCGACGCCAACCACGTTCCCACCGACGACGAGCTGTTCGAGCTGTTCGCCGGCGTGCGTCGTTGCTCCATGCGCCACGGCGGCCGCGCATATCATCGCACTGACTACGAGGCGGCGACGGATCCGCGTAGTGGCCAGGGCCGCGTGCTGCTACTCCTGAAGTCCGTCGAGAAGATTAGCCAGAGCGAGCTGGCGCGCATCATCGGCATTCGCCCGCAGTCGCTGTCGGGCATGCTGTCCAAGCTGGAGGAGGGCGGCTACGTCACGCGTACGCCCAACCCCGATGACCATCGCGCCATGGACGTCGCCATCACCGACAAGGGCCGTGCCGCTCAGCAGCAGCCTCGCAACTCGCAGATGCTCGAGGTGCTCGACGACGCCGACCGCCGCGACCTGTATCGCGTGCTCACGAAGATCAACGGCTTTCTGAAGGAGCGCGTCGCCCAGGAGCGCGAGGCTGCCGGCGATGACGCCTGCTCTGATGAGCACCGTCCCGGTCGCGGCCCGCGCTGCCACGGCCGCCACCACGATCATCACGGGGACTATCAGCACTTCCACGGCTACCGCAGCTAG
- the hisH gene encoding imidazole glycerol phosphate synthase subunit HisH, whose translation MPADAYVAVVDYHKGNLLSVERGLAAAGVRVRVSDDPAVIAGAAGAVVPGVGAFDDAMAFMRASGQADVLWDLSRAGTPILGICLGMQLLFDRGNEHAQPPAPGEDVPWTPGLALMQGDVERLRGMNGVKVPHVGWNSVELTGVARSCPLFEGVEDGTFFYFTHSYVCVPRDADRVVGTTEHGQRFASAVWNGGNTFGVQFHPEKSSGAGALVLANFAGVVARELGIDPAELAAAQAMMSAAAAAGVDLGGTL comes from the coding sequence ATGCCTGCCGACGCGTACGTGGCCGTCGTCGACTACCACAAGGGCAACCTGCTGTCTGTCGAGCGAGGTCTGGCCGCGGCGGGCGTCCGGGTGCGCGTGAGCGACGACCCGGCTGTCATTGCAGGTGCTGCGGGTGCCGTCGTGCCGGGTGTGGGCGCGTTCGACGACGCCATGGCGTTCATGCGGGCGTCTGGTCAGGCGGACGTCCTGTGGGATCTCTCTCGCGCGGGTACGCCCATCCTGGGCATCTGCCTGGGCATGCAGCTGCTGTTCGATCGCGGTAACGAGCACGCCCAGCCGCCAGCACCCGGCGAGGACGTCCCGTGGACGCCCGGCCTTGCGCTCATGCAGGGCGACGTCGAGCGCCTGCGCGGTATGAACGGCGTGAAGGTGCCGCACGTGGGATGGAACTCCGTCGAGCTCACGGGCGTCGCTCGCAGCTGCCCGTTGTTTGAGGGCGTCGAGGACGGCACGTTCTTCTACTTCACGCACTCCTACGTGTGCGTCCCGCGCGATGCTGATCGTGTCGTGGGCACGACGGAGCACGGCCAGCGCTTCGCGAGCGCCGTATGGAACGGCGGCAACACGTTCGGCGTGCAGTTCCATCCCGAGAAGTCCTCGGGGGCCGGTGCGCTCGTGCTGGCGAACTTTGCGGGCGTCGTCGCGCGCGAGCTGGGTATCGACCCGGCTGAGCTGGCGGCAGCGCAGGCGATGATGAGCGCTGCGGCTGCCGCGGGCGTTGACCTGGGCGGCACGCTGTGA
- a CDS encoding FAD-dependent oxidoreductase gives MSRIATQRQDPTRRTFLGAAGAVAAAGVLGAAPAAFAGEGATSASASADGAWDGEYDVIVVGAGLAGLTAAATVAAEGNGATCLLLEKGETPIGNSKFAFGMISVIGDPDDAMVYMNALQEGTDSTPEDVLRAFCDESSKNYSWMVETLGAPEADFMTGGPELWPEEARQANPAVAAMSPEYPELENIGGWGFMAFTGAGGVSGFTNICDFLMNYVETRSDVIDYQPATPMSELVTDGDGAVIGLIVEDGRRFKANKGVVMCCGGFESDPGMLFDSTGVKGAFPAAGMGNTGDGHRACAKVGAGMWHMHCVSGFWETTRSLDNTRFLQFGPGEGSGPGNYTKDRGITVGMNGQRFYMDWDANTSGGLYPMGSDLTVNIGYRHGYTQWGGQWGPMRMPETAWFVFDANALANGAVPTDLSADPVADGFAYVSDTIEGLAEQCGVPADELANTVAVWNQFCADGEDLAFHRPANTLTEVVTPPFYAVRCAPHFLNTNGGPARSAKGEVLDAFGAPIPGLYSAGEFGSIWGALYQAAGNLAECCAFGRISARSALGR, from the coding sequence ATGAGTAGGATTGCCACACAGCGTCAAGATCCCACGCGCCGCACCTTCCTGGGGGCGGCTGGAGCAGTTGCGGCAGCCGGCGTTCTCGGCGCAGCACCTGCGGCATTCGCCGGCGAGGGGGCGACGTCCGCTTCGGCGTCCGCGGACGGTGCCTGGGACGGAGAGTACGACGTCATCGTCGTGGGTGCTGGTCTTGCGGGGCTTACGGCTGCCGCGACCGTCGCTGCCGAAGGCAATGGCGCGACCTGCCTGTTGCTCGAGAAGGGCGAAACGCCCATTGGAAACTCGAAGTTCGCGTTTGGCATGATCTCGGTCATCGGGGATCCCGACGACGCTATGGTCTACATGAATGCGCTGCAGGAGGGTACTGACAGCACGCCTGAGGATGTTCTTCGCGCCTTCTGCGACGAGTCGAGCAAGAACTATTCGTGGATGGTCGAAACGCTGGGCGCTCCTGAGGCCGACTTCATGACGGGTGGGCCTGAGCTCTGGCCGGAGGAGGCTCGCCAGGCAAACCCGGCCGTCGCTGCGATGAGTCCCGAGTACCCCGAGCTTGAGAACATCGGCGGGTGGGGCTTCATGGCATTCACGGGCGCGGGAGGGGTGTCCGGCTTCACGAACATCTGCGACTTCCTGATGAACTACGTCGAGACGCGCTCTGACGTCATCGACTATCAGCCCGCGACCCCGATGTCGGAGCTCGTCACGGACGGCGACGGCGCCGTTATCGGGCTCATCGTGGAGGACGGCAGGCGCTTCAAGGCGAACAAGGGCGTTGTCATGTGCTGTGGAGGCTTCGAGAGCGACCCGGGGATGCTGTTCGACAGCACCGGCGTTAAGGGTGCGTTCCCAGCCGCGGGGATGGGCAACACCGGTGATGGCCATCGTGCCTGCGCTAAGGTTGGCGCCGGCATGTGGCACATGCATTGCGTGTCCGGCTTCTGGGAGACGACGCGCAGCCTTGACAACACGCGCTTCCTGCAGTTCGGCCCCGGCGAGGGGTCGGGTCCGGGCAACTATACAAAGGATCGCGGCATAACGGTCGGCATGAACGGCCAGCGCTTCTACATGGATTGGGACGCCAACACCTCGGGTGGGCTCTACCCGATGGGCAGCGATCTCACGGTGAACATCGGGTATCGTCACGGATACACCCAGTGGGGCGGCCAGTGGGGTCCGATGCGCATGCCGGAGACCGCTTGGTTTGTGTTTGACGCGAATGCCCTGGCCAACGGTGCCGTGCCAACCGATCTGAGCGCCGATCCGGTGGCAGATGGCTTCGCATACGTTTCCGACACCATCGAGGGACTCGCCGAGCAGTGCGGCGTGCCTGCCGATGAGCTCGCGAACACGGTCGCGGTCTGGAACCAATTCTGCGCCGACGGGGAGGACCTGGCGTTCCACCGTCCTGCTAACACGCTGACCGAGGTAGTGACGCCCCCGTTCTATGCCGTGCGATGTGCCCCGCACTTCCTCAACACGAACGGCGGGCCGGCTCGTTCGGCGAAGGGCGAGGTGCTTGACGCTTTTGGCGCGCCTATCCCCGGCCTGTATTCCGCCGGCGAGTTTGGTTCCATCTGGGGCGCGCTTTACCAGGCGGCCGGCAACCTTGCTGAGTGCTGTGCGTTCGGGCGCATCTCAGCCCGAAGCGCTCTGGGCAGGTAG
- a CDS encoding 5'-nucleotidase C-terminal domain-containing protein — protein MERIPVASAPARYEAGVTRLTRRAFVGAAGAAAAGFALGSSGPARAAEASAADEIVIFHTNDTHGYLQGDGESVVGIDLVAGLRAATPNSLLLDAGDATQGAPLASLTKGEAPIDLMSAAGYDAMCLGNHEFDFGLDNLLANAEAATFPLLAANALRDGAPLLAGVAGPDVPGAPGRNAVLTCGGRRIGVFGLTTQATAWSVSPSALGDVVFADEVTTAEGQIAELAMQGVDAIVCLAHLGNGPVPCTGLGLAQSLSPDAAFRLTAIIDGHSHTVEDVLVNGVLVVQTGCNLSALGKLTLTFASDGTVSAAEELLDPAAVASQAAPAPDVAADLEAIAATQDEMLSEKLTINPTTLWAGWLDGNDLAAPTRMVETNYGDFVCECFINRASALLAQTGLDDGTPLLAVTNGGGIRAALPRGIVTVRDLVTAFPFSNTVQVKRITPKILRSLFEASFSSMAGQDGQSGMLLQEEISGSFLQLAGFEVTCDPNAPVGQRVKDIYVYGLAGSVDLDDDETPLYLASNSYVMAGGDAYEALADAEMVAEVGGELEAIRSYLDELSDVLGRGIGLRCLPLLAGTKGRLILDGGHEPAPWVATLRLVDAAGEPLPDTDVLLDIDASTCVTTTSDADGYVQVELEDGPHGIAACDPRGFVSFTYEGVDGDGVLGVSYVRQTEASTDLDGLFTSDNVTLPQDVSGARSSSIFDVASAYPNGVTDTLTGQVYAAATTSNDLGIAAMRALMEPATEAYVDNRMGIGLVEDDLRAFPTVTMAPAPEDAEAVWAHIEQMRATLSSELDARGATLDEPLSSAAADAIRATYGA, from the coding sequence ATGGAGCGCATCCCTGTTGCATCTGCCCCGGCCCGCTACGAGGCGGGCGTCACTCGCCTCACTCGTCGCGCGTTCGTGGGCGCCGCTGGTGCCGCAGCCGCGGGTTTCGCCTTGGGCTCCTCGGGCCCCGCTCGTGCTGCCGAGGCTTCCGCCGCCGACGAGATCGTTATCTTCCATACGAATGACACCCACGGCTACCTGCAGGGCGATGGCGAGTCCGTTGTCGGTATCGACCTAGTGGCCGGCTTGCGCGCCGCGACGCCCAACAGCCTGCTGCTCGATGCCGGCGACGCCACGCAGGGAGCCCCGCTTGCCTCGCTCACGAAGGGCGAGGCTCCCATCGATCTCATGAGCGCTGCCGGCTACGATGCGATGTGTCTGGGCAACCACGAGTTCGACTTTGGTCTCGACAATCTGCTCGCCAATGCCGAGGCGGCGACGTTCCCGCTTCTCGCCGCCAACGCTTTGCGAGATGGCGCGCCCCTGCTGGCCGGCGTAGCCGGCCCGGACGTCCCCGGGGCCCCTGGCCGCAACGCCGTCCTTACGTGCGGCGGCAGGCGCATCGGCGTGTTTGGCCTCACGACGCAGGCAACGGCCTGGTCGGTCAGCCCGTCTGCGCTCGGAGACGTCGTGTTTGCTGACGAGGTCACCACTGCCGAAGGGCAGATCGCCGAGCTTGCGATGCAGGGCGTCGACGCCATCGTCTGCCTCGCGCACCTGGGCAACGGCCCCGTCCCCTGTACGGGCCTCGGCCTCGCGCAGAGCCTCTCCCCGGATGCCGCCTTCCGGCTGACCGCCATTATCGACGGTCACAGCCACACGGTCGAAGACGTGCTCGTCAACGGTGTCCTCGTCGTTCAAACCGGCTGCAACCTCTCTGCGCTCGGCAAGCTTACGCTGACGTTTGCCTCGGATGGCACTGTTTCTGCTGCCGAGGAGCTGCTCGATCCGGCTGCCGTCGCGTCCCAGGCCGCTCCCGCCCCCGATGTCGCTGCCGATCTCGAGGCCATCGCCGCGACTCAGGACGAGATGCTCTCCGAGAAGCTCACTATCAACCCGACGACGCTGTGGGCAGGCTGGCTCGACGGCAACGACCTGGCGGCCCCCACGCGTATGGTCGAGACGAACTACGGCGATTTCGTCTGCGAGTGCTTCATCAACCGGGCCAGCGCGCTGCTCGCCCAGACGGGCCTCGACGATGGCACGCCGTTGCTCGCGGTCACGAACGGCGGCGGCATCCGGGCTGCGCTGCCCCGCGGCATCGTGACGGTGCGCGACCTCGTGACAGCGTTCCCGTTCTCGAACACCGTGCAGGTTAAGCGCATCACCCCCAAGATCCTACGGAGCCTGTTCGAGGCCTCGTTTTCTTCGATGGCCGGCCAGGATGGCCAGAGTGGCATGCTGTTGCAAGAGGAGATCTCCGGCAGCTTCTTGCAGCTCGCAGGTTTTGAGGTCACATGCGATCCCAACGCCCCCGTCGGCCAGCGCGTCAAGGACATCTACGTGTATGGCCTTGCCGGCTCAGTGGACCTCGATGACGACGAGACGCCGCTCTACCTGGCATCGAACAGCTATGTCATGGCAGGTGGCGATGCCTACGAGGCGCTGGCCGACGCCGAGATGGTGGCCGAAGTCGGTGGCGAGCTCGAGGCCATCCGCAGCTATTTGGACGAGCTCTCCGATGTGCTGGGCCGCGGCATCGGGTTGCGCTGCCTTCCGCTGCTTGCGGGCACGAAAGGCCGCCTCATCCTTGACGGCGGCCACGAGCCGGCGCCGTGGGTGGCGACGCTGCGTCTCGTCGACGCGGCGGGTGAGCCCCTGCCCGATACCGACGTCCTGCTCGACATCGACGCGAGTACCTGCGTGACGACGACCTCCGACGCCGACGGTTACGTTCAGGTTGAGCTTGAGGATGGGCCTCATGGCATCGCCGCGTGCGACCCGCGAGGCTTTGTCTCGTTTACGTACGAGGGCGTGGACGGCGACGGTGTTTTGGGCGTGTCGTACGTGCGGCAGACGGAGGCGAGCACTGACCTGGATGGCCTGTTTACCTCCGACAATGTGACGCTGCCCCAGGACGTCTCTGGCGCGCGGAGCTCCTCGATATTCGACGTCGCTTCCGCGTATCCCAATGGCGTCACAGATACGCTGACGGGCCAGGTATATGCAGCCGCGACAACGTCGAACGATCTGGGCATTGCGGCCATGCGCGCGCTGATGGAGCCGGCCACCGAGGCTTATGTCGACAACCGTATGGGCATCGGCCTTGTCGAGGACGATCTGCGCGCGTTCCCAACGGTGACGATGGCGCCCGCCCCGGAGGACGCGGAGGCTGTGTGGGCGCATATCGAGCAAATGCGCGCCACCCTGAGTTCGGAGCTTGATGCGAGGGGAGCGACCCTGGACGAGCCGCTGTCGTCCGCTGCGGCTGATGCTATCCGTGCTACTTATGGTGCGTAG